AATAAAAAGTGATAGAGCAAATAATTGAAGATGCCCAAGCGCGCATGGAAAAAAGCTTGGATGCATTGCGTGATAATTTAGCGAAAATTCGTACAGGCCGTGCACATCCTAGTCTACTAGAGCATATTACTGTGGATTATTATGGCAGCGATACGCCATTGAGCCAGGTTGCTAATGTGACTATTGCTGATGCGCGAACCTTGCAGGTTGTGCCCTGGGAGAAAACCATGGTTGCCGCCGTAGAAAAAGCAATTATGACCTCGGATTTGGGTTTAAACCCCGCATCAGCCGGTCAAGTGATTCGTGTGCCGTTACCACCATTAACAGAAGAGCGCCGTCGTGATCTTGTGAAGATTGTTAAAGGTGAAGCTGAAAATGCACGTGTTGCGATTCGCAATATTCGTCGTGATGCGAACAATCGTTTTAAAGATTTGCTTAAGCAAAAAGAGATGAGTGAAGATGATGAGCGTCGTGCTCAAGATCGCGTGCAGAAAGTAACGGATAAATTCATTAATGATGTTGAATCTACGATTCAGGTCAAAGAAAAAGAACTGATAGAGATTTAAAGGATAGATGAGCTCCATGAACGCTGAGGTGATTCCAAAACATATCGCAATTATTATGGACGGTAATGGTCGTTGGGCAACCTCTCGAAAGCTGCCTCGTGCCGCAGGTCATCGCGCCGGCGCTGAGACAGTACGCCGTATTGTCAAAGCGAGTGCTGAACGTGGTATTGAGGCATTAACTTTGTTTGCTTTTAGTAGCGAGAATTGGAATCGCCCTGAGCGTGAAGTTAAGTTGATCATGGAGCTATTTTCTTGGACATTGAGCCGAGAGTTAAAACGTTTACAAAATGCCAATATCCGCTTGGAATTTATTGGTGATTTATCGGCGCTATCTGAAAAATTACGTAAGAAATTATTGGCGGGTGCTGAGAAAACCGCTGAAAATACGGGTATGAAATTGGTTGTTGCGGTGAATTATGGCGGCCGTTGGGACATTACTAATGCGACTTTGAAAATAGCACGCGCTGTGCAGTTGGGTGATTTAACCACTGAGAGTATTAATGAACAGATGCTTTCAGAGTATCTTTCAACAGCACACCTTCCTGACCCTGATCTTTTTATTCGCACCAGCGGCGAGTTGCGCATTAGTAATTTTTTAATGTGGCAGTTGGCTTATACTGAGCTTTATTTTGCCGATGTCCACTGGCCGGACTTTGATGAGGCCGAATTGGATAAAGCGATTACAGATTTTTCGAATCGACAACGACGTTTTGGCAAGACGCCAGAGCAAATCGGTGAGTAATTAAACATATGCTAAAACAACGTGTTTTAACGGGTGCTTTATTAATTATTTTCGCACTCTTGCTCTTCTTTGCGGCCCCTAAGCCATTATTTACTGTGATTATTTTAGGAATTATTTTTTGGTCAGCTTGGGAATGGTCGAACTTATCGACATTAAAATCACTAAAAACGCGCTTTGCTTATAGTGCCATTGTGTTGATACTGACCTATCCTGCAATCAAATTCACTCCGCTTTTTTTGCTATTGGCGCTAGTTTGGTGGTGTGTTGCTCTTGTGGCAGTGATTAGTTACCCGACGTCGACAAAATGCTGGGCGAAAGGGGCGAATATACGGCTTATTGCTGGGTTATTTATATTATTACCTGCTGCTGCTGCCTTATTAAATATTTACAATCAAAGTGCCGGCTTGTTACTTGCTGCAATGGCCTTGATTTGGGGGGCTGATATTGGTGCTTATTTTACCGGTCGTGCTTTTGGTCGGCGCAAACTTGCAGTTGCGGTTAGCCCTGGAAAAAGTTGGGAAGGGCTTGCCGGTGGTGTTATTTGCTCTGCTGTGATTGGGTTGGTTTTATTGCACTTTATTTTTAAATTAGCCATCGTCGATAGTCTGGTGATTGCCACTTGTGTTTCTTTGGTCTCCGTATTGGGAGACCTTACAGAAAGTATGGCAAAGCGTCAGCGTGGTATTAAAGATAGTGGGACATTTTTGCCTGGACATGGTGGTGTACTTGATCGCCTCGATGGTGTTGTGGCAGGGTTACCTATTTTCTTACTGCTTTGGCAGTGGTTGTCCTAACGAGTTATATTTTCTGTTGGTGTTCTTTTTCAATGAACTTTTTTACGGGTTAGTTGCCCAATGGGCCAAGGGATGTGAATATACACTTAACATATTCTGTAGGTTAATGTAATCTCTTTGTAATTTCACAGTGATATACTGCTCGGTGTTGTTTGTATTGAATGATTTTTATTTTACATTTAAAAATCTAAATTTAGTGTTCTTGAAGGCATAGTATAGTGATGGCAGAAAAAAATACACTTTCAGATAAACTTGCCTATGGTGGGTTGTTATTTATCGTTGGGTTGACTCGAGTGTTAGGCGTTCGTGCTACGAGCGCTTTACTTTTCCCCTTATTATACCTTTCGCTGGTTAAAAAACGCTTTGGTTTTATGATGGACAATATTGCCAAGTCGATTCCCGGAAAATCAGATGATGAGTATAAAGTTATTTTAAAAGGAAGCTTAAAACATACCTTAAAAGTGATGTTGACGAATATCGCTCAGAAAAAGCTTTATTCAGAGCTCGTCATTGAAAATGAATATTTAATTGATGATATTATAAAAAATGATGAAAAGGGTGCAATGATTGTGGCTGCCCATCATGGTAATTGGGAAGCGTTATCGGCATTTTTTCGCTCAAAGCCAGAGCTGACGGTGGGAGCGTTTTATAACAAACCTGCGAATAACTATATTGATCGCTTTTTAATTAAGATCAGAAAAGTAAAACTTTATCCTGCAGGGCAGGGCATAAAGAAAACCTTATTGAAGCAATATAAAACTGCAAAACGCTTATTAACTGTTGTTGTGATTGATCAGCGACCAAAAAAGCATGGGCTAAAAATCAATTTATTTAACCGAGAAGCTTCGATTTCGCCAGTCGCTGTAAAAATGGCAATGCAGGCGCAAATACCGATTATTGTCGTTACAACACCGGTGATTGATGGTAAAACGCATATTTGCTTACAAAAAATAGAGCTTGACCACTATCGAAACCAAGAAGTTGACAAAAATACAACAGTTAAGGCGGTGCTGCAAAATGTGATGGACCGCTTATCTGCTGCGATTACTTGCCACCCTGAGCAGTGGATGATGTGGTCGCATAATTTTTGGAAATAATAAGCTATTTATTTATTGTAAGGAGCGAGATATGATTCAATATTATCAGGGCTTGGATATTGTTGAATTATTGCCGAAATTGCATCGCTGCTGTGGTGAGTTTTTAAAAGGTTTTCCCTACTGGTATGCACCTTTTGAAGACCAAAAAATTAACCCCTCTGATACGATGTATGTTAATGATTATCGAAGTCTAGTGATTATACATCGTTGCGATAACTCTGGTGAAATAAATCTTGTTGCTGCGGGATTACCTTTAGACTCTAGGTATTTATTGCGAGATTATTTCTCGGCTGATCTAATCGATCAATTCACAAAAGCAGGTTATTATCCTGATAATATTTGGTATATGGGCTATTTCTTGCCCAATGATAAAGTACAACAAAAAGATCTTATTTTAGATATGTATCAGCAATTTAAAACACATGCACTCAGCCTTAATTTTCAGCAGCTTTGTTATGTAGATATTGTAAACCCATTAAAACATGACCACACTGACTGTTCGCCTGAGCCTTGGGGTGAGGTTATTCCAGGGTTTGTAGATAGCTCGGTGCGGATTAAGGCAAGCTGGCCGACCTATCAACGTGAAGGTCAAATATGTGAAGTTGAGCATGAGCTTGCATTTTATCTGAAAAGTTGGAATTAAAGTAATAAGTTAGGTTGGTAAGTTTCGCCGTTTTAGCTTTTTTAACCGAATAATAATAACTAAAGCATCTTTGGTGATGTATCCGGTCATGTATCCATTTGCTTTTTGAAGTGTGAAAAGATGCATGATGCGGTGATTGGTTTATTCAGCAATAAATTCAAGTTTGACAAGGCTATTTAACTGAGCAATCAAATGGATGCGTGATCACCATAGAAATCAATAAAATGCATCACCTTTATTTTATTTGTTCTAAGACTTAGATTTAAATATCGTTAGAGTACCGATAGTACTATTTAATATTTTCTTAATGTCAAAAGCTGAAAAATTTTAGTGTTATTGTCGTTGTTTTTATATGTTTATGGTGATTACATAGACCGTACTGTTGTACTTTGCTGTAGTAAGAGGCTTAGGTTGTATGGGTAAATATAAAGTTACTGCGCTCACTTGGAATATGGGAAATGAAAACGTTGGACCGGATAGTGTTGATACTTTGGTTGAGAGCTTAAAGAGAGACAAATCATCGAGTCCCGATGTTATTTTGGTGAGTACTCAAGAAGCCAAACGGACATGGGGAAATAGAACACTATCTGACCGTATTGCGAAGAGGATGGCGCACGAAGGCGAAAAATATCAAGTGTTGCATCAAAATGATTTTCGTGTTGTGACAAAGCCAAAAAATCCATTGACTTATTTTGGTAATATTCCTAGAACTCATCTTGGCATTATTGTAAAGCCGGGTGTTCATGTTTCTATTGACCATATTACTCCCCCGGGAACAATACGTGGCAATAACCTTAATAAAGGGGGGTTATATGCAGTTTTAACAATAGGTGATCAGAAAATAGGTGTGATTGGCTGCCATTTAGATTCTAATGATCAAAAGCAACGGGCGCAGGAGACTAAGCGTTTACTCCAGGGTGTAGACGGGAAAAAACTTGATAATATTATTTTTATGGGAGATTTAAACGAAAGGCTAAATAGTGAATCATTACAGACAATAGATACTAAACGTAAGCGGGCAGTGCTTAGAAAGGAAGAAGAAAATAAATTGATTGAAAATCATGATCCTATCTCAGGAGGGAAAGTGTCTCACTTTAATAAGCATGATATTAAGTTTAATCAGCTAGATAAGTTTACTTATCATGAACGCAAAAGCAAAGGAGAGATTAAATATAAGCCTAAACGTGGGACAGCTGATGTTGGTGTGCTTGATAATATTGGGCTTAAAAGTAAAGCAAAGACTGTGCAGGGGCTAGGATGTCGGGTGATCGATGTTCAGAATAAAGAAGGAAAGCAGGTCAGTGACCATAAACCTGTGATACGACACTTTGAAGTGACTAGCGAAAAAAGTGCAACGCCAGAATATAAATTAGCTAAGGGAAAAGATTGGGAAGCATTTAAAAAAATTTATAATACCTTATATAAAGCACAAAATTCTTTATTTAAATCTAAGAGTTCTGATATTAAAGACTTAGATAGGTTAAATAAAAAGCTTAAGCAGCCTGGTATAGATGGCACTCGGACTGGTAAAGCTTATCAGCTTTTACGAAAATATAATGGGAATTTAAAAGACATTGGGTTATTAAAAGAAATTTATGGCTATAGTCGCAGTAAGCAAGCAGTAAAAGACCCAATAACTCCTACTTTTAGCGATTCTGAGATATTTTGTCAGTATGCGCAGAAAAATAGCCATACGCGAACGGCAACGATTGCAAGGGAGCTTGGAATACTCGTTTAGATTTGTTGAAATTAAAATGTTTTTAATTATTTATATTCTAAAACTGTTTTTGCCTGCTCTAGTGCAATGTCTAAGGCAGGCTTAAACCATGGGGTATAGTGCTCTGGAGACTTTTTAAGCGTGTTGATTAATTCTGGAATTGTTATCCATTGATAATCATCGACCTCTACTGGATTGACTGTAAATTCTTGTGGATTAAATTCGGCGATTAAGACATGGTCATATTCATATTCGGTCAAGCCGTTCGAAAATTCAGCCTTATAAGTAAAATGACCGACAGCCGTGAGTGATTGGGTAATTCCCATCTCTTCAACTAAACGCCTTTCACCTGCTGCTGTAACAGATTCACCTGGGCGAGGGTGAGAGCAGCAAGTGTTCGTCCAGAGCCCACCACAGTGGTATTTTTGTGCTTGACGCTGCTGTATAAGTAATTCGAGTCGATTGTCTTTATTTTTTCCGAAAGATAAATACCGAGAATGCACGATGTAATAATGCGTTTTCGTGGGCACTCATTTTCTCATCGGTGCCAATTTCATTGTCGTTTTCATCAACGAGGATGACATAGTCTGAAAAGCTCACGAAGTAAGGTCCTTAAAGGGCTGGATAATGGTTAAATTAGGAAAAATATCTTGGATTATTTTTTTGATCTTTTTCTTGGAACAATAATTTTAAATTAGGTCCGGCATCTTGAGTAAAGTAGAGGTTTAAACCTTCTTGGCGCACTTGCCAGGTTTTTTGCATGGCGCCGATAGTCTCAGTCGTTGAATACATGAGTGCTGGGCGAGCACTTTGCATGGTTGCATGCATGGCCATAGCGTTACCCTCAGCAATCTGGCCGAGAGCATTAAAATCACGATTATTAATGGCACTTTGCATGGCAGTCATATCATTTTGAACGGTTTTGGGCCAGCTTTTATATAAGGGTGAGGTGGCTATGGTATGTTGCATGCCTGCGCGTGAACTCATAATCTTTTCACCAGACTCAAAGATCAGTAAGCCAATACAAAGCTCTGGCCATTCTTGCTCGAGCCGATATGCATAGCTATCATCACCATTATCGAGTGTTCCGGCTTGCCAGTGGACAAAGCCATGATAGATAGAGCGTGAGGCACTGCCACTGCCGATGCGTGCGAGTATCGAGAGCTTTTGGTTGGATAATTGCCATTGATATAGATCATTTAAGGCGAGAATCAGGGCAGCAAAGCCACAGGCTGAGGAGGCGAGTCCTGCTGCAATTGGAATATTGCTTATGGTGCTCACTTGATAATAAGTATTGTCAGTCGGGCGAAAAAGATCGAGCATGGCTTTGAGCCGTTCAGAAAACTTATGATGCTGGTCTATAGCTTGGCCATTTAAAATAAACTCATCTTGGTTTTCACATTCTTGAATCGAGGTTTTTGCACCCAAATGGCCCAAACTAATCGATAAACTGTCAGTGAGCGGTAGATTTAATTCGGTTTGGCGCTTACCCCAATATTTCACCAAGGCAATATTGCTGGGGCAAAGGCCTGGCCTACACCTTGTGCATGATAGTCTGCACCAAGTAAGGTGCGAATATAATCTTGTTTAGTCATCAAAACGTAAAACCTGTCGGGCAAATTATGGCAGGCAAATATTCTATGCCTTGCTGTTCTTGTACAGTTGTTAATTGTGGAGTATCAGCCGTTTGGCTTAAAGCAATAATGCAATCTCCCAAGCCTGAGCCTGAAATTTTAGCCGCTAATATATTAGGATCATTATTAAGATGATCAATAATATGTTGTAATTTTTCGGTGTTAACACCCAACTTACTCATCAGCTTTTGTTGAGATGTCATGGCTGTGGCAAGCTCTATCAAGTTGGGCCAGCCTTGCTGGCTGATGAGCGAGTTTAAGCCTTGTTCGCTGCATTGGCCGATTGCTTGATAAATATGATTTAGCTCATCAGGTTTGTCCTCAAAGTTTTTAGCAACTTGAGCAAGAACGTTTGGCGTGGCTGTTTTATTGCCTGAATAGATTAAATGGATATATGGATAATTTGTTTTTATCGGGCTCAGTATGAGGGGCTTTGTTTGGTAGTGAACGATACCTCCATAAACACTGGCAGCAACATCAGCGCCTGAACCACGGTTATTTTGGGCAAGCAGTATGGCATTACGGGCGAGTTTAAATAATAACTCGAGCTTTAGCTCTTGCTCGCTGTAACGCAATAATACACCTAGAGTGGCGACGGTGACCGCGGCAGAAGAGCCAAAACCGACCGTAGCTTTGAAATCAGCTTGGATATCCAGATTAAAGCCGAATTTTAATGAGTTTTTAATTTGCTGAACCGCTGCGAGGACAAAGCGAAATTCAGACTGGTTTTCTAATTGGTCGAGCGTGCTTTGATAATGGCCAAGCTCGGAATTAATAATGATTTGTTGATCATCTCGTGTTTCAAGCGAGACGGATATACGTTTATCGAGTGCACAAACAAGGGCCGGCTTGCCTGCTAATACGGCGTGCTCGCCGAGTAGAATCGAGCTACCCGGAGCAGAGGCTTTAATTAAGACAGACATTCGGCGCCGTGATTGCTAATTTCGATCTGTTCTACTTGATAACCATATTGCTTGGCGATTGTATTGACTGAGTCGTGATCATTGCTAATAACAAGCACCATGCCTGCTTGATCGCCTTTTATTGTGCCGGCACCGCACACTTTTGCGGCAGCCCCCGCTTCTTCTAGCTCACCGATTAAAGATTGTACTTTATTAGGGACAATACCAAGCTCACAGAGTAATCTATGATTAGCGCGGATGGAATTTGTGAACTCAGTTTGATCTTGGTTGGTAATCGCTTGCTCAAATTGGCGGGTAATCACCGCAAATTGTTCGGTTAACGCTGGATTATTTTCAAAATAATGACGTGTAACCTCTACACATTCTCCGGTTGTACTTTGTGGTGTGCCAGTATTAATGACCATCAAAGGGAACGTTGGCGTGGGAAGCGCTCTCGCTTCACCTTGCTCAAATTGCCGGCAACCACCGTGTAAGCTGATCATCACGTCGATACCGCTAGATTGTCCATGTTGCATGTTTTCGGCAGTAAGGCTTAACTCAAATTGCTCTTTATCTGAAACGCTTTGTTTGAAAAAGGTCGACATGGCATAGTTCAAGCTAACAATTCCGGCAGCAGAGGATCCCATGCCGCAGCCGATGGGGATATCAGATTCAGTATGAATATTCGCACCATGCGCGAGTTTCGAGGGCTTGATCATATCGATGCTATGACTAGCCGTGAATTGTAAGAGCTCAAAGGGCTTTTGCAAGACTTCACGAATGCCAAGCTCGCCGTTCATAAAGCGATGATGGGCGCGCTTAACGCGATGCTTTAACTCGCGTAATTTGTCATAAGTATGCTCGCTTTTGTGCTTTAAGCTTTCAAAGTGAAAACTTAAATCTTGCTGTTGTTTGCTGACCGTTGTTGTTGTATAGCGGTTGATGGCAATGGCAATGGCCGGTGCGCCGTGCACAACGGCGTGCTCACCGCTTAAGATAAGCTTGCCTGGAGCACGCACGTGGACTTCTTCAGGGGCTTTATCAGCGGTGGCTTGGTAGATGCGCTTGTGGTTGTTAAAGCCAGAGAGGCGATAGCGTCCTGTAGTGTGTTCTGGGATAATTAAGCTTGAGCCATCCTTAGGGTAGTTAAAACTATAGAATTTTTCATAATCTGTAATATTAAGTGCAGTGCGGTTAGCAATCATCGCCTGATTGTCAGCTGTTTGTAAAACGTTTTGATAGCCTTCTTGGACAATACCACTGAAAAACTCACCAACACAGCCTGAACCATAGCTGTAAAAACCAAGGCGTTTACCGGTTAAGTCGTCTTTGCTTAAATCCAGCAGTGAAAGTAGGCCGATGTATAAAGATGCGGTATAGCAATTGCCGACTTGCTTACTATAACTTAGGCTTGTGCCAATTTCGTCTTCTAGTATCTGCTTAGTGGGTCGAGGTTGCTTATTGAGCATCGCCAGCTTCTGATGGGCTTTTTCGGCGAGTTTGGGTACCGGAATATGATATAAAAACTGATCATGGTCAGAGTGCTCACGCCCGGTGACTTCTTGGTAACGTTGCCATGATTTTTTCAGTGTTTCTAGGTAGAGTTCTATTGAGTGCTTGCCTTCGACCAGCGCCTCGTCACGGTAATTTGGTCGCCAAAAATCCATGACATCTTGAGTGTGATAACCGCTGCCAGGCTCGATGCGAATCAGGCGTGGATTGGTTGAAAGCACCATCGCAATCGCACCGGCACCTTGTGAGGACTCACCCGTGCTACCTAGGCCATAACGGGCAATATCAGCAGCGATTAATAAGATTTTTTTATTGGGTTGTTGTTGCAGCATCGCTGTTGCCATCTGCAAACCGGCGGTGGCGCTATAACAAGCTTGCTTTAATTCGATAACACGGCAAAACTCAGGAAGTTTTAATAGCTGGTGAACATAAATACCAGCGGCTTTCGATTGGTCAATGCCGCTTTCCGTCGCAAATAGCACAGTATCAATGGTATTGATATCAATATCTCGCAGCGCTTTCTCGGCGGCGTTGGCTGCCATAGTGACGATGCTTTCGTCAGGAGCAGGTACCCCCATTTGGTATTGGCCTAAGCCAACATGGAGTTTTTTTATCTCTATATTACGAGCATGAGCTAGCTCTTGCATGTCTAAGTAGAAGTTTGGCGTGTAAAAGCCGAGGGTATCGATTCCAACCTGTTGCATGTTAGTTTCCACTCATAGTATGACGATTGTCACGTTCGAAGACGACATGACTATGCATTAGCTCGCCTGGGTTGGTCAGTGCTGCCATCAGTGATAATTCTCCACACAGCACCGTTGCGCCAATGATCATGGCAAGGCGACGGCGATTGACTCCTGCTTCGGCCTCAGAATCATTACAGCCTAAAGCATTGAGGTTATCCGTGACGAACTCATGGTGTTTACCATTGCCAACGGTGCCGACAATAATATTCGGTAAGTTCACGGAAAAGTGCAAAGCGCCATCGGCGAGGACATCAACATGCGTTAAGCCTTGAGAACCTTCGACGATGTTAGCAGCATCTTGGCCTGTCGCCAGATAAGTTGCTAGCAGCATATTAGCAAAGTGGGCATTAGCAGACAGTAAACCACCGGAGACGATGCTGCCGGTTAAATTCTTTTTCATGTGTAATTCACGAACAAGCTCGGGTGTTGTACGTAAGTGTTTTTGGCAAATATCACGAGGAATGATTAACTCGCTGACGACATGCAAACCACGCCCTAATAGCCCATTGACTGCAGAGACTTTTTTATCGGTACACCAGTTGCTAGATACGGAAACATAACGTAGTTTTTGGTATTCTTTTAAGAGCCATTGCATAAGAGCATCGGCAGATTTGGTCACCATGTTATGGCCAGAAGCATCGCCTGGACGAATTGATAAGCGTATATAAAGTATATTACCGACTAAGCGAGTATTTAGCTCATCGAATTTAGCAAAACGGCTAGAGCCTTGAACGACAGCAGCAATCTCTTCTTGACGTTCTTTAAGGCTTGCTATTACCTCATAGCCATAGCGGCTGGTTGGTGCCTCGACCGCAATTGCGCGCGCCATATTATCGCTTAAGATCATCGTGTCGATGCCACCACAAAGGCGTGAGAGCTTGGCACCACGGGCGGTGGACGGCCAAAGGGTGGTTTCAAACGTAGCCATAGGCACACGAACTTCGGTGTTTAGTTCTGAACCTTTTATTAAAATTGGGCCGATATGCTTCATCGGCACAGCTGCAAACTGCTTGGTCACTTTGGCTTACCTACGTATGATCGTATAAAATTGGAGTACATCAAGAGAAGTATTATCTTAGAAAGCACACTCAAATGCAATCGATGTAAAGATTGCTTATCAATACCTTAAGTATTGAAGTGAGAAACGTTGGTTTTATAACTGGGTGAGGGGATACTTTGTCTTGGCGGTGTAATTTGCTATGATGGGTGCGTTTTACAAGAAATTCAATAAATAAAGCGCTGTAAGAGCCAATAAGGTCAAGAGATAAAAGCGAGCCAAATACAATGAAGAAGGTAATTGTAAGTGCATTACTGGGGGTGCTGGGGACCGCTGCGTGGGCAGCACCTGCCGGGTTTGTAATCAAGAACATTAAAGTTGAAGGCTTACAGCGGCTTTCTAAGCAGCTTGTTCTGACAAACTTACCCGTTAAAAAAGGACAGACGTTAACGAGCACTCTGTCGTCTGAAGCGATCCAAAATTTATACAGCAGTGGCTACTTTAATAATGTTGAGTTAGAGCGTGAGGGCTCAACTTTGGTGGTTAAAGTCCATGAACGTCCTGTGATCGGTGAAATTGTCACCGAAGGCCATCATTCAATTCCAAAAGAAGCTTTGCAACAAGCCTTAACCAGTACCGGCTTAGTGCAAGGTCATATTTATAATGCGTACTTGCTCAAGCAGATTAAGCAGCAGTTACAAGATGAAGAATATAACCGCGGCTTTTATAATGCACGTGTGACAACGAAGCTGACCAAGCTGGAGCGTAATCGTGTCAAAGTCACGATTGATATTTCAG
This genomic stretch from Piscirickettsia litoralis harbors:
- a CDS encoding exonuclease/endonuclease/phosphatase family protein; this translates as MGKYKVTALTWNMGNENVGPDSVDTLVESLKRDKSSSPDVILVSTQEAKRTWGNRTLSDRIAKRMAHEGEKYQVLHQNDFRVVTKPKNPLTYFGNIPRTHLGIIVKPGVHVSIDHITPPGTIRGNNLNKGGLYAVLTIGDQKIGVIGCHLDSNDQKQRAQETKRLLQGVDGKKLDNIIFMGDLNERLNSESLQTIDTKRKRAVLRKEEENKLIENHDPISGGKVSHFNKHDIKFNQLDKFTYHERKSKGEIKYKPKRGTADVGVLDNIGLKSKAKTVQGLGCRVIDVQNKEGKQVSDHKPVIRHFEVTSEKSATPEYKLAKGKDWEAFKKIYNTLYKAQNSLFKSKSSDIKDLDRLNKKLKQPGIDGTRTGKAYQLLRKYNGNLKDIGLLKEIYGYSRSKQAVKDPITPTFSDSEIFCQYAQKNSHTRTATIARELGILV
- a CDS encoding hydroxymethylglutaryl-CoA synthase, which codes for MQQVGIDTLGFYTPNFYLDMQELAHARNIEIKKLHVGLGQYQMGVPAPDESIVTMAANAAEKALRDIDINTIDTVLFATESGIDQSKAAGIYVHQLLKLPEFCRVIELKQACYSATAGLQMATAMLQQQPNKKILLIAADIARYGLGSTGESSQGAGAIAMVLSTNPRLIRIEPGSGYHTQDVMDFWRPNYRDEALVEGKHSIELYLETLKKSWQRYQEVTGREHSDHDQFLYHIPVPKLAEKAHQKLAMLNKQPRPTKQILEDEIGTSLSYSKQVGNCYTASLYIGLLSLLDLSKDDLTGKRLGFYSYGSGCVGEFFSGIVQEGYQNVLQTADNQAMIANRTALNITDYEKFYSFNYPKDGSSLIIPEHTTGRYRLSGFNNHKRIYQATADKAPEEVHVRAPGKLILSGEHAVVHGAPAIAIAINRYTTTTVSKQQQDLSFHFESLKHKSEHTYDKLRELKHRVKRAHHRFMNGELGIREVLQKPFELLQFTASHSIDMIKPSKLAHGANIHTESDIPIGCGMGSSAAGIVSLNYAMSTFFKQSVSDKEQFELSLTAENMQHGQSSGIDVMISLHGGCRQFEQGEARALPTPTFPLMVINTGTPQSTTGECVEVTRHYFENNPALTEQFAVITRQFEQAITNQDQTEFTNSIRANHRLLCELGIVPNKVQSLIGELEEAGAAAKVCGAGTIKGDQAGMVLVISNDHDSVNTIAKQYGYQVEQIEISNHGAECLS
- a CDS encoding lysophospholipid acyltransferase family protein; the protein is MAEKNTLSDKLAYGGLLFIVGLTRVLGVRATSALLFPLLYLSLVKKRFGFMMDNIAKSIPGKSDDEYKVILKGSLKHTLKVMLTNIAQKKLYSELVIENEYLIDDIIKNDEKGAMIVAAHHGNWEALSAFFRSKPELTVGAFYNKPANNYIDRFLIKIRKVKLYPAGQGIKKTLLKQYKTAKRLLTVVVIDQRPKKHGLKINLFNREASISPVAVKMAMQAQIPIIVVTTPVIDGKTHICLQKIELDHYRNQEVDKNTTVKAVLQNVMDRLSAAITCHPEQWMMWSHNFWK
- a CDS encoding mevalonate kinase family protein, with the translated sequence MSVLIKASAPGSSILLGEHAVLAGKPALVCALDKRISVSLETRDDQQIIINSELGHYQSTLDQLENQSEFRFVLAAVQQIKNSLKFGFNLDIQADFKATVGFGSSAAVTVATLGVLLRYSEQELKLELLFKLARNAILLAQNNRGSGADVAASVYGGIVHYQTKPLILSPIKTNYPYIHLIYSGNKTATPNVLAQVAKNFEDKPDELNHIYQAIGQCSEQGLNSLISQQGWPNLIELATAMTSQQKLMSKLGVNTEKLQHIIDHLNNDPNILAAKISGSGLGDCIIALSQTADTPQLTTVQEQQGIEYLPAIICPTGFTF
- the frr gene encoding ribosome recycling factor, producing MIEQIIEDAQARMEKSLDALRDNLAKIRTGRAHPSLLEHITVDYYGSDTPLSQVANVTIADARTLQVVPWEKTMVAAVEKAIMTSDLGLNPASAGQVIRVPLPPLTEERRRDLVKIVKGEAENARVAIRNIRRDANNRFKDLLKQKEMSEDDERRAQDRVQKVTDKFINDVESTIQVKEKELIEI
- the mvaD gene encoding diphosphomevalonate decarboxylase, coding for MKYWGKRQTELNLPLTDSLSISLGHLGAKTSIQECENQDEFILNGQAIDQHHKFSERLKAMLDLFRPTDNTYYQVSTISNIPIAAGLASSACGFAALILALNDLYQWQLSNQKLSILARIGSGSASRSIYHGFVHWQAGTLDNGDDSYAYRLEQEWPELCIGLLIFESGEKIMSSRAGMQHTIATSPLYKSWPKTVQNDMTAMQSAINNRDFNALGQIAEGNAMAMHATMQSARPALMYSTTETIGAMQKTWQVRQEGLNLYFTQDAGPNLKLLFQEKDQKNNPRYFS
- a CDS encoding isoprenyl transferase, with protein sequence MNAEVIPKHIAIIMDGNGRWATSRKLPRAAGHRAGAETVRRIVKASAERGIEALTLFAFSSENWNRPEREVKLIMELFSWTLSRELKRLQNANIRLEFIGDLSALSEKLRKKLLAGAEKTAENTGMKLVVAVNYGGRWDITNATLKIARAVQLGDLTTESINEQMLSEYLSTAHLPDPDLFIRTSGELRISNFLMWQLAYTELYFADVHWPDFDEAELDKAITDFSNRQRRFGKTPEQIGE
- a CDS encoding isopentenyl-diphosphate Delta-isomerase, whose protein sequence is MPTKTHYYIVHSRYLSFGKNKDNRLELLIQQRQAQKYHCGGLWTNTCCSHPRPGESVTAAGERRLVEEMGITQSLTAVGHFTYKAEFSNGLTEYEYDHVLIAEFNPQEFTVNPVEVDDYQWITIPELINTLKKSPEHYTPWFKPALDIALEQAKTVLEYK
- a CDS encoding phosphatidate cytidylyltransferase, translating into MLKQRVLTGALLIIFALLLFFAAPKPLFTVIILGIIFWSAWEWSNLSTLKSLKTRFAYSAIVLILTYPAIKFTPLFLLLALVWWCVALVAVISYPTSTKCWAKGANIRLIAGLFILLPAAAALLNIYNQSAGLLLAAMALIWGADIGAYFTGRAFGRRKLAVAVSPGKSWEGLAGGVICSAVIGLVLLHFIFKLAIVDSLVIATCVSLVSVLGDLTESMAKRQRGIKDSGTFLPGHGGVLDRLDGVVAGLPIFLLLWQWLS